CCGGCTGGTTGCAATACGCTTCGGCATCCAACCAGCGCCGAAGGTCGAACATACGCTGCCCCTCGAAGGCGAGCTCAATAAGGCGTTCGCGTTTGATGATTTCGCGCATACCGGCCTTTGTGGTCGGTTTATCCTGTACGCTGGACCATCTCCACGATTCAAGTACTCCATTCAACCCTACATGGGTTCTTATTTTGTCAACCCATTCGTACACTTCGGCGTCGGGTTGGCTTTTCGATTCATTTAACGCTTCAGCATACAGCAAATACAGGTCGGCTAAGCGGATAATAGGTATTGAATACCGGGGAGGATTGGGGGTAGTGGCTCCACCCGTCATCGCCGTGTTAGGCGCCGGAATCCTTATGCTTACCATTTTCTTGATGAAATATCCGGTTACGATGTAGTGGTCCTGTAATCTCCGTCCGTGTGTTTCGCCTACCCTGTTTTTGATCACGATGGTTTTATCTTCATCCACAGTGGTCAGTTCGTAAAGTCCCCTGTCAAAACCCAGGTTCGCATAAAAGCGCGGCTCCCTGAAATAATTCAGTTTCGCAGTTGTTTCGCCATCTGCAATGTAGAACTTGTGCCCTTTTCCCAAAACAGCCGTATCGTTAACCTGTATATCGTACCGGTTACTGTAATCCCAGTAAGGATCTTCGTCAATAGGGAGACCGTTTTGGGTGTAAAACATTTCGGCCATTTTCATGGTGGCGCTTATCCTGGCCACCGACCCGCCATCGGTAGGATATAAAGCCGGTGTCTGGACAGTTTGAAATTCCTGGTTTCCAAAGGTTGCCGCCCAAATCACGCCGTTGTTATAATTGGAGAAACTTTCGCTAACAGCACCTCTTATCGTAAATTTCAGAATGGTAGTATCAGACAAGGTGCTGAATCCGGGATAAAATTCGAATAAAGCGTGTCCGGCCATATGGCAGGTGTCTATAGCGTTTTTTATCGCCGCTGCCGCTCTTTGCCATCTTGCCTGAATTGCCGCATCGCTGTTGTCGCTTGTAATCAGTTGAACGCCTCTTTTGTCTTTGAAGTCGCGATAGTATGTATAACTTCCGTTAAAAATCGGGCTTGCCGCCCACACCAGCGCTTTTGCCCTCAAAGCAACGGCTGCTGCTTTGGTAAGGCGTCCGTCTTCTGAGGTCGCATCCTCTATCTTTAAA
This genomic window from Bacteroidales bacterium contains:
- a CDS encoding RagB/SusD family nutrient uptake outer membrane protein, whose protein sequence is MKIRIIIFFASIGLLTNCEDYLAVVPDGVATLENAFTNRTNAERFFAGCYNYLPNMQSIRDYPGFVGGDDMYWCPTQGGGWDDNGNGQKIARGLQNISSPLQNYWDGGNGGKNMWIGIRDCNIFLESIDNVPNMPTWEKERWKAEVKILKAYFHFYLMTLYGPIPIVDKNIDVSASPDEVKVFRSPVDDVVNYIVSTLNDAVKCDDLPLKIEDATSEDGRLTKAAAVALRAKALVWAASPIFNGSYTYYRDFKDKRGVQLITSDNSDAAIQARWQRAAAAIKNAIDTCHMAGHALFEFYPGFSTLSDTTILKFTIRGAVSESFSNYNNGVIWAATFGNQEFQTVQTPALYPTDGGSVARISATMKMAEMFYTQNGLPIDEDPYWDYSNRYDIQVNDTAVLGKGHKFYIADGETTAKLNYFREPRFYANLGFDRGLYELTTVDEDKTIVIKNRVGETHGRRLQDHYIVTGYFIKKMVSIRIPAPNTAMTGGATTPNPPRYSIPIIRLADLYLLYAEALNESKSQPDAEVYEWVDKIRTHVGLNGVLESWRWSSVQDKPTTKAGMREIIKRERLIELAFEGQRMFDLRRWLDAEAYCNQPVRGWDYTGANPNTYYLTTVYFNNRKFTYKDYLWPISLNSLTINGNLVQNPGW